The proteins below are encoded in one region of Phaeodactylum tricornutum CCAP 1055/1 chromosome 3, complete sequence:
- a CDS encoding predicted protein — translation MVEKEERSSATAGLKKTAKLAIEKQTDSGRRLVEYFVVVSSAALSTDNENGAQSEVDASLSEQQTDSNSFDEEDEFAAYKFKPLITARYPVKDHVDNPLHDNLTLFCHPTGGVQLRTNPYMPKVHYFVATGGSGKQMYGTCLTLWEPSSLIMEESDGIEVEREVHLPKCLVILSTYPYLVAFREFLTQLNRLTKSGEMALPVERYIANFCAEIPAPPPGSFEVQTTIMESVIRMWSPPHNLPIAWVSLPFSNLFECLDIDNIILGWHCLVLERQVLITSTQISILTTACEIFLSLLFPMRWSHAYIPVLPSFLIPMLSAPMPFLCGINKANLADAMYDLSPECVLIDLDKNTVTLGPETAPLPPIPPVQEAELRAQLEENVGMIFREVRSLTKNDDFSNSGAHLSSHTKMMAEAMWESRLCLFDEAFHLAFTPEEARKNHLNGNDSSGLEVSDRDIANPMAMLAVTDQQTLRKQSSWDAVQEAFLNTFVYVLRNFRKYLVFPSKHNEGSYGGAGFRSKEFIESQRYDMREFLEQMIGTQMFDNFITKRLYGSGEPDVAFFDMAVDRFLKNAGLFADVDFGGRLFDATSNFKSRGTASKAPRNKRSTKPALVAAKLNENPLLQSAKVHRMLKTIVPPEPTGDGLPVQSSDNDYAIAIVGEDDDNSTQSGGTSSTRKSFLPKQSKTPQIKYKYQTFPSELQTELFGTARPLPAAVIAEFDRQRKDAAQFRRRNAMPKDAQKHIQRAHSTMDPIDPPSPEVATFTVFFMAFTALVGKELVDMAQDPNAPERTILSTYVPTTVADEYSYSEIENSESPDGDDPKEKDDVANMKASRPNMEDMFEDDDDIAEVSGFGDVAYKESLTEQILEEGKSLETLNVNKDSDESLGHALEKTKEEADPELLKTTLLKKQMEESKDLEVPDGAIDENLLTKMNSTREVDGEVAEVLDKDDADTEESSEVQPRRRFRDKLSDLEIEEAKAKGRAQLGLAFEMLTMMKKRALKADPEAYQSLIDACGRVGDTKRATDLLAKMHEDGIVADGTVYACLVSAFSAESAWKSGEKDEDLPEWANSTAVEMDWNKLQKRSFLDRLVNRVMDLEEDEDEEPDESLSSYQKLRNRLMKSRKQDTKGQSNQKPEDKGTDFYVTETVENQIALGENLLEIVFPDISVDTEDETCPRCNFELSDDAVALGWKPTDSNDYTTACPNCTQRFVPHFRVQSTAPDFLGSRGPGSPLMCERLSPWVLQKEIRSVMSDVEGINNLLDPEWRGKEYKNAVLWWNLVLSCMRYRFPFSFLLQGSFEQNLIAPMPEDES, via the exons ATGGTTGAGAAGGAGGAACGCTCATCCGCTACAGCTGGATTGAAAAAGACGGCTAAACTGGCGATTGAGAAGCAGACTGACAGCGGGAGGCGCTTGGTCGAGTACTTTGTTGTTGTCAGTAGCGCTGCGCTGTCTACAGACAACGAGAACGGTGCCCAATCGGAAGTTGATGCCTCACTCTCAGAACAGCAAACGGATTCGAATTCGttcgatgaagaagacgagtTTGCTGCGTATAAATTCAAGCCGCTGATAACAGCGCGCTACCCTGTCAAAGATCACGTGGACAACCCTCTACATGACAATCTGACCCTCTTTTGTCACCCGACTGGAGGAGTTCAGCTCCGAACCAATCCCTATATGCCCAAG GTCCACTACTTCGTGGCAACCGGCGGTTCCGGCAAACAGATGTACGGCACGTGTTTGACGCTGTGGGAACCCTCCAGTCTCATAATGGAAGAATCTGACGGAATTGAAGTGGAGCGCGAAGTTCATTTACCTAAATGCCTCGTCATTTTATCTACCTATCCATATTTGGTAGCCTTTCGTGAATTTTTGACGCAGTTGAATCGGCTGACAAAAAGCGGAGAAATGGCTCTCCCCGTTGAGCGTTACATTGCTAACTTTTGCGCTGAGATCCCTGCCCCACCGCCGGGATCCTTTGAGGTGCAAACCACAATCATGGAGTCCGTTATTCGTATGTGGTCGCCTCCACACAACCTGCCGATCGCTTGGGTATCGCTGCCGTTCTcgaatcttttcgagtgccTGGATATAGACAATATTATTCTGGGCTGGCATTGCCTTGTGCTGGAAAGGCAAGTGTTAATCACTTCAACCCAGATTTCGATTCTTACTACGGCCTGTGAGATCTTTTTGTCTCTACTCTTTCCTATGCGTTGGTCGCATGCATACATTCCTGTCCTACCAAGCTTTTTGATTCCGATGTTATCGGCACCCATGCCATTCTTGTGTGGTATCAACAAGGCGAATTTGGCAGACGCCATGTACGATTTGAGCCCGGAATGCGTGTTGATTGATTTGGATAAGAATACGGTTACGTTGGGGCCAGAAACGGCACCATTACCTCCGATTCCTCCCGTTCAGGAAGCTGAACTTCGGGCTCAGTTGGAAGAAAATGTTGGCATGATCTTTCGGGAAGTAAGATCTTTAACAAAAAACGACGACTTTTCCAATAGTGGAGCTCATCTCTCGAGCCATACAAAGATGATGGCCGAAGCAATGTGGGAATCTcgcctttgccttttcgaTGAGGCTTTTCATTTGGCGTTTACACCTGAAGAAGCACGCAAGAATCACTTGAACGGGAACGATTCCTCTGGATTAGAAGTATCAGATCGCGATATAGCGAATCCGATGGCTATGTTGGCTGTTACGGATCAACAGACTCTTCGGAAGCAGTCTTCATGGGATGCTGTTCAGGAAGCTTTTCTCAATACCTTCGTCTATGTCCTGCGCAACTTTCGAAAGTATTTGGTCTTTCCGTCAAAGCATAATGAAGGATCTTATGGAGGAGCGGGTTTTCGCTCCAAGGAGTTCATCGAATCACAACGCTATGATATGCGCGAATTTTTGGAACAGATGATTGGTACGCAAATGTTTGACAATTTCATCACAAAACGTCTTTATGGTAGTGGTGAACCGGATGTTGCATTTTTCGACATGGCTGTCGATCGTTTTTTGAAGAACGCGGGTCTTTTTGCCGACGTCGATTTCGGGGGTCGTCTATTCGACGCTACCAGCAATTTCAAATCCAGAGGGACCGCGAGCAAAGCTCCACGAAACAAGAGATCAACAAAACCAGCCCTGGTAGCGGCAAAACTGAACGAAAACCCTTTGCTACAGAGTGCCAAAGTACACCGAATGCTGAAAACAATTGTACCCCCTGAACCAACAGGAGATGGGTTACCAGTCCAGTCGTCTGACAATGATTATGCCATTGCAATTGTGGGagaagatgacgacaacagtaCACAATCGGGTGGGACATCATCCACCCGAAAATCATTTCTTCCCAAACAAAGCAAGACTCCACAAATCAAGTACAAGTACCAGACTTTCCCTTCGGAACTTCAAACGGAATTATTTGGAACGGCTCGCCCTCTTCCAGCAGCTGTCATTGCGGAATTTGATCGTCAGCGAAAGGACGCTGCTCAATTTCGCCGCAGGAATGCAATGCCCAAGGATGCACAGAAGCATATCCAACGAGCACATTCCACAATGGATCCAATTGATCCTCCATCCCCAGAGGTGGCAACATTCACTGTTTTCTTTATGGCCTTCACCGCTCTGGTGGGCAAGGAGCTAGTTGATATGGCACAGGATCCCAATGCTCCGGAACGGACTATTCTTTCAACGTACGTCCCTACCACGGTAGCAGACGAATATTCATATAGCGAGATAGAGAACTCCGAAAGCCCTGATGGCGACGAcccgaaagaaaaagacgacgtGGCAAACATGAAAGCGTCCAGACCAAACATGGAGGATATGtttgaagatgacgacgacattgcaGAAGTATCCGGCTTTGGAGACGTTGCCTATAAAGAGAGTCTTACTGAGCAAATATTGGAGGAAGGCAAGTCACTGGAGACACTCAATGTGAACAAAGATTCAGACGAAAGTTTGGGTCATGCGCTCGAAAAAAcaaaggaagaagctgaTCCAGAGCTCCTCAAGACGACATTGCTCAaaaagcaaatggaagaatCGAAAGATTTGGAAGTCCCAGACGGTGCAATCGATGAGAATTTACTCACTAAGATGAATTCGACGCGCGAGGTAGATGGCGAAGTCGCAGAGGTTCTTGACAAGGACGATGCCGACACTGAAGAATCTTCTGAAGTCCAGCCACGTAGAAGGTTTCGAGATAAGTTGTCGGACCTTGAAAtagaagaagcaaaagcaaaaggaagagCTCAATTAGGTTTAGCTTTTGAGATGCTTACAATGATGAAAAAGCGCGCTTTAAAGGCCGACCCTGAAGCATATCAAAGCCTTATTGATGCTTGCGGTCGTGTGGGGGATACAAAGAGAGCCACTGATTTGCTCGCCAAAATGCACGAAGACGGTATTGTAGCTGATGGAACTGTGTATGCTTGTTTGGTATCAGCATTTTCTGCCGAGAGCGCATGGAAAAGCGGAGAAAAAGATGAAGATCTTCCAGAATGGGCCAATAGCACGGCGGTTGAAATGGACTGGAACAAACTGCAAAAACGATCGTTTCTCGATCGCTTAGTAAACCGTGTAATGGATTtagaagaagatgaagacgaggaacCTGATGAAAGCCTCAGTTCATACCAGAAGCTTCGCAATAGGCTCATGAAAAGTAGAAAGCAAGACACTAAGGGACAATCAAACCAAAAGCCTGAGGACAAGGGGACGGATTTTTATGTTACCGAAACAGTTGAGAATCAAATTGCCTTGGGCGAAAACCTGCTGGAGATCGTATTCCCAGATATTTCTGTTGAcacggaagacgaaactTGCCCACGTTGCAACTTTGAACTTTCGGATGATGCCGTCGCTCTTGGCTGGAAGCCGACCGATAGCAATGATTACACAACGGCATGTCCGAATTGCACCCAACGGTTTGTTCCACACTTCCGTGTTCAGTCTACAGCACCCGACTTTCTTGGGTCACGAGGTCCAGGTTCGCCTCTTATGTGCGAGCGTCTGAGCCCTTGGGTTCTGCAGAAAGAAATAAGAAGTGTTATGAGTGATGTGGAGGGAATCAACAATCTTCTTGATCCAGAATGGAGAGGAA
- a CDS encoding predicted protein, with protein MKNVLLTTSLLWQSVSAFVPSLKPFFGTLQAVPLCIAPLHLSAITHEPSLKDQNPLPPLTPSEFVEYMLMSLRSGKGYQMLLDFSTHGWRSKIYDAVGAPASADERSVRSALKVAMTKPHNQFAILVEGEDFEISFPSDPVDYDDGTCWVECRLRASDDELLVAMGCQLQQRQTDGAWLISSIDWQDFREPFYPGVGREEWTRLF; from the coding sequence ATGAAAAACGTTCTCTTGACCACTTCTCTTCTTTGGCAGTCTGTCTCAGCCTTTGTTCCATCCTTAAAGCCTTTCTTTGGAACCTTGCAAGCTGTGCCTTTGTGCATTGCGCCCCTTCACCTGAGCGCCATAACGCATGAGCCCTCTTTAAAGGATCAGAATCCTTTGCCACCACTGACTCCGAGCGAATTTGTGGAATATATGTTAATGTCTTTGCGCTCTGGCAAGGGTTATCAAATGCTCTTGGACTTTTCCACACATGGTTGGCGCTCCAAGATATATGATGCGGTCGGTGCTCCAGCTTCGGCTGATGAGCGTTCTGTCCGCTCGGCATTGAAGGTGGCCATGACTAAGCCCCATAATCAATTTGCAATTCTTGTTGAAGGGGAGGACTTCGAAATATCATTCCCCAGCGATCCAGTAGATTACGACGACGGGACGTGTTGGGTGGAGTGTCGCCTTCGGGCATCCGATGATGAGCTTTTGGTTGCCATGGGCTGTCAATTACAGCAACGACAAACGGATGGCGCTTGGCTGATTTCCTCTATTGACTGGCAAGATTTTCGCGAGCCGTTTTATCCTGGAGTCGGTCGGGAAGAGTGGACGCGACTGTTTTAA
- a CDS encoding predicted protein, with amino-acid sequence MGKLLYLRSGLVFAASALLGVTPADGFSPTATRSQLLAELQRCLTPTDLLDRVGARVSRSIDPDGSLASLVLVRLSKLVISLDNQDRAFVADESSTKTLNAIIESLLDSDPSSNCESIVEATKACSTFSRISPYSPNSTYERLFNFWNDSSDIVSQLEPHHTSGVKWAFDVLTLQSSAPSPTALDQAYADLNLPFAIIPGCLAGLESLSVDRLTSQVHFRVDDIRTTSNKVVSERRQTAWEGDTGVAPFTYSGKAMPRSDWSPLVVQVRDVVQARTNQYYNGCLLNLYTDGCSGMRYHIDPDQGTLWDYDTAVVSVGASRRFAFRAMSSSTLQPHNFVVMHGDLTYMFGECQSQFQHTVKKADDKTDTTPRASLVFKRTWECKK; translated from the coding sequence ATGGGAAAACTTCTTTACTTGCGATCAGGACTGGTTTTTGCGGCCAGTGCTTTGTTAGGGGTTACGCCGGCCGATGGGTTTTCCCCGACAGCCACGCGGTCGCAGCTCCTTGCCGAGCTGCAAAGGTGTCTCACTCCGACCGACTTGCTCGACCGGGTCGGTGCACGTGTCTCGCGGAGTATCGATCCCGACGGCAGCCTAGCGAGCCTCGTTCTCGTTCGTCTTTCTAAGCTTGTGATTTCTTTGGATAACCAAGACCGAGCTTTCGTGGCGGATGAATCATCAACGAAGACTCTGAATGCCATCATCGAGAGTCTCCTCGATTCCGACCCGTCATCAAATTGTGAATCTATTGTCGAAGCAACGAAAGCTTGTTCTACTTTTTCGCGCATTTCTCCATACTCACCAAACTCCACTTACGAACGGCTTTTTAATTTTTGGAACGATTCATCGGATATTGTCTCGCAACTAGAACCACACCACACTTCCGGTGTCAAGTGGGCTTTTGATGTTCTTACACTTCAGTCATCGGCACCCTCACCCACCGCGCTCGATCAGGCCTATGCCGATCTCAATTTGCCATTCGCCATCATACCTGGTTGTCTTGCTGGATTGGAAAGCCTTTCCGTAGATCGACTGACTTCACAGGTACATTTCAGGGTAGATGATATTCGCACGACTTCGAACAAAGTAGTTTCAGAACGCCGACAAACCGCTTGGGAAGGAGATACTGGCGTGGCGCCATTCACTTATAGTGGCAAGGCGATGCCTCGGAGCGACTGGTCACCACTAGTTGTTCAAGTGCGCGATGTCGTGCAAGCTCGTACAAATCAGTACTACAATGGATGTCTTTTAAATCTCTATACGGATGGCTGTAGTGGGATGCGGTACCATATCGATCCAGACCAAGGGACTCTATGGGACTACGACACCGCGGTAGTTAGTGTGGGGGCATCGCGGCGATTTGCGTTCCGTGCCATGTCCTCTTCTACTTTGCAGCCACACAATTTTGTTGTCATGCACGGAGATTTGACGTACATGTTTGGAGAGTGCCAGTCACAGTTTCAGCATACAGTGAAAAAGGCGGACGACAAAACCGACACCACTCCGCGTGCGAGCTTGGTGTTCAAAAGAACCTGGGAATGTAAGAAATGA
- a CDS encoding predicted protein: MSEQHAHESYPLLPRQGSLASVPLFQERPVPDAQPDAAIPLNERHSVLEVIAENVEGFVEGAHDAAVDILESAQEYAGDIKDAFVEAAVDTKETLVSIVEDASEAVAEEFQEVADAFIEELEDADEEMDKTFLLEMTLTRNLSILPADMVDSAAMVPSMIPFPNPDCQAEDEETGEGDEETLKDEDNEIEKAPMSAYFLLASAVISLSSIGPLLDLQNDVSGTMKIYWRTTATALLLLPFAVSSICREGFPRLSWPQWVVLLMTSGSYAAMCVFFVWALDYTAVGNAVIFSNSQALILLVGKAFIGEAVSLLEGSGALVAFSGAIMCSKDSSDTTPEDPGGFTTVLGDCFAISSAFSGVVYLVLAKTVRTSMDLYVFMFFIMFIGSLQTLLFLFIAREPYSIDRDPNTGVFGWTAFEQDRLPLELFMVVICNLFGAMGYVRAMHYFDNLVISVAALMEPVVAEFLAFTFGGG; encoded by the exons ATGTCAGAGCAGCATGCTCATGAAAGTTATCCGCTCCTGCCACGGCAAGGGAGCCTAGCGTCGGTTCCCCTTTTTCAAGAACGACCCGTACCCGACGCTCAGCCTGATGCCGCAATCCCTTTGAACGAACGTCATTCTGTTCTAGAAGTCATTGCCGAAAATGTGGAAGGCTTTGTAGAGGGAGCTCACGATGCTGCAGTGGATATCCTTGAATCAGCTCAGGAATACGCTGGAGACATCAAAGATGCTTTTGTAGAGGCTGCTGTCGACACCAAAGAAACTCTGGTTAGTATAGTAGAAGATGCGAGCGAGGCCGTTGCGGAGGAGTTCCAAGAAGTTGCTGACGCTTTCATTGAAGAGCTCGAGGACGCCGACGAAGAGATGGACAAAACTTTCTTGCTTGAAATGACTCTGACCAGAAATCTTTCCATTCTACCGGCTGACATGGTAGATTCAGCCGCTATGGTTCCCTCAATGATTCCGTTTCCAAATCCGGACTGTCAGGCTGAGGACGAGGAAACGGGGGAGGGAGACGAAGAAACTTTAAAAGACGAAGACAATGAAATCGAAAAGGCTCCAATGAGTGCATATTTTCTGTTGGCGTCGGCCGTAATATCACTGTCATCGATCGGCCCCTTACTGGACCTACAAAATGATGTTAGCGGAACGATGAAGATTTACTGGCGAACAACGGCAACAGCATTGCTTCTTCTACCGTTCGCCGTGAGTTCCATTTGTCGCGAAGGCTTCCCGCGACTGAGTTGGCCACAATGGgttgtgttgttgatgaCTTCCGGAAGCTACGCCGCTATGTGTGTCTTCTTTGTTTGGGCATTAGATTATACTGCCGTAGGAAATGCGGTGATTTTCAGCAATTCCCAGGCTCTAATCTTACTGGTTGGGAAGGCATTTATTGGAGAAGCCGTTTCGTTGCTTGAAGGCTCAGGAGCCCTAGTTGCCTTTTCGGGAGCAATAATGTGCTCTAAGGATTCCTCCGACACAACTCCCGAAGACCCGGGAGGTTTTACGACAGTGCTAGGCGATTGTTTCGCCATTTCGTCGGCATTCTCCGGTGTAGTATACCTCGTCCTTGCCAAAACCGTTAGGACAAGCATGGATCTTTACGTTTTCATGTTTTTCATTATGTTTATCGGGTCGCTACAGACTTTACTGTTCCTTTTCATCGCTCGAGAGCCGTATAGCATTGATCGCGACCCAAATACCGGAGTCTTTGGTTGGACAGCGTTCGAACAAGACCGCCTTCCTCTGGAATTGTTCATGGTGGTAATTTGCAATCTGTTCGGAGCGATGGGATACGTCCGTGCTATGCACTATTTCGACAACCTTGTGATATCGGTCGCCGCTCTGATGGAGCCCGTCGTTGCAGAGTTCCTGGCTTTTACGTTTGGA GGTGGTTAG
- a CDS encoding predicted protein, with translation MRFCLLLFLTLLDNIAGSFIQRSHAGSFRTLTLRTHKKTDTEEHGGPQKLNIQQESSLFDIRAQWEKTTSEFDPVDFWKQIVRNDETINDSVVNRETNEEGRITEFWDALKHNTDSSHLEDAFGNVDFHGIGQNLMGLISGGFHSDVTVNDIIERVRDSTNQDDKEDSKRFDIIIEMIQNYKGLITEVMAKYVLDTVDFSRFRPASLFYYIEKEDSIKTPSWKRRQHRFCPEVDLNMVKNLNNDLALARLSYADSCDEIREGLRLFKMPYELVYAEVESEPGKPGHFIALKRNQPFRGGELEAILVVRGTKTVADVVTDLCCDIVEYNEGKAHSFMLASGQYIAEKHTQLFADLLAKSGKSKLKLTLVGHSLGAGAAAIAGMELNAHPDINVEGVGFGCPSLVTQELAEYTSWYVTVVNDSDVVPRANPVTVANVLLNITEYDWVPSAKRDALQVLNELHRRQPFIFQEGVIEKLQEMLQPLIESADSGPRSKLCSDGERIQPILVPPGKCIHFYHDGYRISGRYVPNSFFCEIDVTRRMFKDHFFDSGYEQVFLDLMRQEKGDPHFRFKVEQTEY, from the coding sequence ATGAGGTTCTGCTTGCTCCTCTTTCTTACTCTGTTGGATAATATCGCCGGGAGCTTTATTCAGCGCTCGCACGCAGGTTCGTTTCGCACTTTGACGCTACGGACACATAAAAAAACTGATACGGAAGAACATGGCGGACCGCAAAAGCTGAATATACAGCAGGAGTCATCGTTGTTTGATATAAGAGCGCAATGGGAGAAGACTACCTCAGAGTTTGATCCAGTCGATTTCTGGAAGCAAATTGTACGAAATGACGAGACGATAAATGACTCAGTAGTCAACCGAGAAACAAACGAAGAGGGAAGAATAACAGAATTTTGGGATGCGCTGAAACACAATACGGATAGTTCTCATCTTGAAGACGCGTTCGGCAACGTGGACTTTCATGGCATCGGGCAGAATCTCATGGGACTGATTTCCGGCGGTTTTCACAGCGATGTCACGGTGAACGACATCATCGAACGCGTTCGTGACAGTACAAACCAAGACGATAAAGAAGATTCTAAAAGATTCGATATTATCATTGAAATGATTCAAAACTACAAAGGTCTGATCACAGAAGTCATGGCAAAATATGTGCTGGATACCGTTGATTTCAGCCGTTTCCGGCCAGCCTCACTTTTTTACTACATAGAAAAAGAAGACTCCATCAAGACACCGAGCTGGAAAAGGAGGCAGCACCGCTTTTGCCCTGAGGTCGACTTAAATATGGTAAAGAATCTCAACAACGACTTAGCGCTGGCGCGTCTTAGCTATGCAGATTCCTGCGATGAAATTCGTGAAGGACTACGTCTTTTCAAGATGCCTTACGAGCTGGTCTATGCAGAAGTTGAAAGCGAACCAGGAAAACCAGGCCACTTCATTGCTCTAAAACGAAACCAGCCCTTCCGAGGCGGAGAGCTTGAAGCTATTTTGGTTGTCAGAGGGACCAAGACAGTAGCCGACGTCGTTACGGATCTTTGCTGTGATATCGTTGAGTACAACGAGGGAAAGGCGCATTCCTTCATGCTTGCTAGCGGACAGTATATTGCCGAAAAACATACACAGCTATTCGCAGATCTGTTAGCCAAATCAGGTAAGAGTAAACTGAAGCTGACTCTTGTTGGGCACTCCCTGGGAGCTGGTGCTGCAGCAATAGCTGGCATGGAGCTTAACGCGCACCCTGATATCAATGTAGAAGGAGTTGGGTTTGGCTGTCCTTCTCTTGTGACCCAAGAGCTGGCAGAGTATACTTCTTGGTATGTTACCGTCGTCAACGACTCCGACGTGGTCCCTCGTGCAAATCCAGTTACTGTTGCCAATGTTCTGCTCAACATCACAGAATACGATTGGGTCCCCAGCGCCAAACGTGATGCCCTTCAAGTCCTGAATGAGCTTCACCGGAGACAACCCTTTATCTTTCAAGAAGGAGTTATCGAAAAGCTGCAGGAAATGCTTCAGCCTTTGATTGAATCAGCTGATAGCGGTCCGAGATCTAAATTGTGTAGTGACGGAGAGCGGATTCAACCCATTCTTGTCCCGCCAGGAAAATGCATTCATTTCTACCACGATGGCTACCGAATATCAGGCCGTTACGTTCCGAACTCTTTTTTTTGTGAAATCGATGTAACTCGGCGCATGTTTAAAGATCACTTTTTTGATAGCGGATACGAGCAGGTCTTTCTGGACCTCATGCGGCAGGAGAAAGGTGACCCCCACTTTCGATTCAAAGTGGAACAAACCGAATATTGA
- a CDS encoding predicted protein — protein MQIRNCLLHHLPIFSKFSFSYYQIAVHFTQDSDNKTMSFPSIELETRQSKQRVTRAAKTNEVNSNAPIFLRKTFTMIDSCDPYVAAWSDDGYTFVVKDTEKFASEVIPEFFKHNNFSSFVRQLNFYGFRKIKSDPLRIKDAETNEESRFWKFRHEKFQRGRPDLLGEIRKSNHNESADKREVEHLKNEVDHLRSKLATMSSDLEQLTGVVGTLMKNCQLHDIDSKKRKITQGPDPVLSWHKMEHGTPDLSSLEPMPVGSLSYEAALFEDLAKDPTIDPFASAIHNSEQCEYFPRSVSLEGHESQDDEAMASLLALDPVDEIKILQNPDSSGIGVELSEAIKPAATGTDPHLIEKLQISLGNLPKDMQELFVDRVVSFAANPECFQRQIDAMTSLATSAADEAQRRLIAAGKSPSDPKCVPLASAVLGAYLTRFATLPASDLQSMEASSHVPCSGSPFTHI, from the exons ATGCAAATCAGAAATTGCCTGCTACATCATCTACCCAtattttcaaaattttcatTTTCCTATTACCAAATTGCCGTGCACTTTACACAGGATTCTGACAATAAAACCATGTCTTTTCCTTCAATCGAACTTGAGACCCGACAAAGCAAACAGCGGGTCACGAGGGCGGCAAAGACGAATGAAGTCAATTCCAACGCCCCTATATTCTTGCGG AAAACGTTCACTATGATCGATAGTTGCGATCCCTACGTTGCGGCATG GAGCGACGATGGATACACTTTTGTGGTCAAAGACACTGAGAAGTTTGCTTCGGAGGTCATCCCGGAGTTTTTCAAGCACAATAACTTCTCATCATTTGTTCGCCAGCTCAATTTCTACGGTTTCCGAAAAATCAAGTCTGATCCCCTTCGCATAAAGGATGCCGAAACAAATGAGGAATCGAGGTTCTGGAAGTTCCGTCACGAAAAGTTCCAGCGAGGGCGTCCCGACCTTCTCGGAGAAATTCGGAAGTCGAATCATAATGAATCTGCGGATAAACGTGAAGTGGAACACCTCAAGAACGAGGTTGACCATCTTAGGAGCAAACTTGCCACAATGTCCAGTGACCTGGAGCAGCTCACGGGTGTTGTGGGTACACTTATGAAAAACTGTCAACTACATGATATTGACTCGAAGAAGCGCAAGATTACGCAAGGCCCTGATCCAGTCCTTAGTTGGCATAAAATGGAACACGGCACTCCCGACCTTTCTTCCTTGGAACCAATGCCCGTGGGTTCCCTGTCATATGAAGCTGCACTTTTCGAGGATCTCGCAAAGGATCCCACGATCGATCCGTTTGCCAGTGCCATACATAATTCTGAACAATGCGAATACTTTCCTCGTTCGGTTTCCTTGGAGGGACACGAGTCACAGGACGATGAGGCGATGGCTTCTCTTCTTGCTCTCGACCCAGTTGACGAAATTAAAATCTTACAGAATCCTGATAGTTCGGGTATCGGGGTGGAGTTATCTGAAGCTATCAAGCCGGCTGCAACAGGAACTGACCCACATCTTATTGAGAAGCTTCAAATATCCCTGGGAAATCTACCGAAGGATATGCAAGAGCTGTTTGTCGACCGCGTGGTTTCCTTTGCAGCAAATCCGGAATGCTTCCAGCGGCAGATCGACGCAATGACCTCGTTGGCTACTTCTGCGGCCGACGAAGCCCAACGGCGCTTAATTGCCGCAGGGAAGAGCCCGAGCGACCCCAAGTGTGTTCCTTTGGCTTCAGCAGTATTGGGGGCTTACCTTACTCGATTTGCGACGCTTCCTGCGTCCGATCTGCAGTCTATGGAAGCCTCCAGCCATGTGCCGTGCTCGGGTTCTCCTTTCACACACATTTGA